gaagaagaagaagacgaagaagacgaagaaggaaaagaagaagaagaagtagaagaagaaggagaagaagaagtagaagaagaagaagaagaagaagaagaagaagaagaagaaggagaagaagaagaagaagaagaagaagaagaagaagaagaagaagaaggagaagaagaagaagaagaagcagaatgGAACATGAAGAGAGAAACTTTCAAGCATAAAAGTCTACATTTACTTAAGACACTTGGCCTTCAATAACTACTTTAGAGGTAAATGGATCAAAGTTCACAGCTATCAAAACAAAACACACCTGTTTATTCATGAAGACATAGATCACTGGATTCCAGATGGTGGCGCTTTTGGCAAAGTAGGCAGGCAGAGCAGCAGCCAGAGGGTGGAAAGCATACCCAGGGTTAGCCGCAGCAAAGCAGGCAAAGGCTGTGTAAGGTCCCCAGCATACACAGTAAGCAAAAATCATGACAACAACCATCCTGGATACTTCCTTCTCAGCCTTCTGCGTCGACTCCGAGTCTTTCTGCTGCGCGGCTACCTGTGGTCGTTCAGGAGAAATATATCCGATTGGTTAGATTTAACCCTCCAATATGCATTTTCAAAACGCCACAACGTAGCTGCTTGCTACGTGTATGGTCTATTTGAAATATCACTTACGGCACGGATGGCCAGCCACACAAACAGGTAGCAGAAGACGATCACTCCCAGGGGCAGGAAGCAACATGTAATCATGAGAACGATCATGTATGACAGGACTCCAGGATCCTCATTACCTCCGAACACATCAGGTCCACAGGACGTTTTCAGTCCATGAGGCCAGTACctgattgagggagagagagatacagagatgggTTGAATAATGGTTGAATAATGGTTGAATAATGGTTGAATAATGGTTGAATAATGGTTGAATAATGGTTGAATAATGGTTGAATAATGGTTGAATAATGGTTGAATAAtgaaaccttttttttttgttgaacaaTGTGACGTTTTTCCATCCTCAGTGAAAGAAAAAGAGAAGATGTCCCACCTGCTCCAGCCGAAGATAGGAGGGGCGCACCAGagagcagaccagacccaggAGAAGATTATACCTCCCATGGCCCATTTAGCATCAAACTTGACATTTCCAAAGGGCTTACACACCACCACCCATCTCTCCCAGGAGATAACAGCCAGAGACCACAGACCAGCAATACCTGCATGAGATATACACATGAGATATACACATGAGATATACACATGAGATATACACATTAGATATACACATTAGATATACACATTAGATATACACATGAGATATACACATTAGATATACACATGAGATATACACATTAGATATACACATTAGATATACACATTAGATATACACATTAGATATACACATGAGATATACACATTAGATATACACATTAGATATACACATGAGATATACACATGAGATATACACATTAGATATACACATTAGATATACACATTAGATATACACATTAGATATACACATTAGATATACACATGAGATATACACATGAGATATACACATTAGATATACACATTAGATATACACATTAGATATACACATTAGATAGACACATTAGATATACACATGAGATATACACATTAAATATACACATTAGATATACACATTAGATATACACATTAGATATACACATTAGATATACACATTAGATATACACATTAGATATACACATGAGATATACACATGAGATATACACATTAGATATACACATTAGATATACACATTAGATAGACACATTAGATATACACATGAGATATACACATTAAATATACACATTAGATATACACATTAGATATACACATTAGATATACACATGAGATATACACATGAGATATACACATTAGATATACACATGAGATATACACATGAGATATACACATTAGATATACACATTAGATATACACATTAGATAGACACATTAGATATACACATGAGATATACACATTAAATATACACATTAGATATACACATTAGATATACACATTAGATATACACATGAGATATACACATTAGATATACACATGAGATATACACATTAGATATACACAAAAGGTCCATTCTGATTAATGTCATTGTGCTATGGTGTTTTAGCAACAGCCAATCAGTCTTTATCAGCGCTGTGTAGCAATGTAGAATTTCCTTCTTAACCGTTGTGTCGtgttcgggtctgtgggacccattttcaatgtttaccAAAAGAAAAATGGTACAACTTGTTTTTTTGTCcaacctgagactcattggccttggctcaatttctgtgaagaacatataaaataacacattgtTATTGAGTGCACACGGTGAACCCCCCTACACATTTATatgacatatgtggtgttcaggtccactggACCCGAGGGTAATGAAagtgtggaaaagtgtgtgtgtaggtgaaaacaaATAGAAATGAAACAAAAAAAGGTAAGCTGTGTGtcttcactctgtcttcctggGCCAGCTGtgtcaacatagcaccaataacctttctgtctacctgtctacctgtctcctgtctacctgtctacctgtcttcCTGGGCCTGCTGTGtcaacatagcaccaagaacctttctgtctccctgtctgtctcctgtctacctgtatacctgtctccctgtctacctgtctccctgtctccctgtctccctgtctacctgtctacctgtctccctgtctcctctctacctgtatacctgtctcctgtctccctgtctccctgtctacctgtctacctgtctcctgtctccctgtctccctgtctccctgtctacctgtctcctgtctccctgtctccctgtctccctgtctcctgtctccctgtctccctgtctccctgtctccctgtctccctgtctacctgtctcctgtctccctgtctacctgtctacctgtctcctgtctcctgtctacctgtctcccagtctcctgtctacctgtctccctgtctcctgtctaccTGTAtacctgtctcctgtctccctgtctctctgtctacctgtctccctgtctcctggctacctgtctacctgtatacctgtctacctgtctccctgtctccctgtctacctgtctacctgtctttctgtctacctgtctacctgtctgcctgtctgcctgtctgcctgtctacctgtctacctgtctgcctgtctacctgtctacctgtctgcctgtctgcctgtctacctgtctacctgtctacctgtctgcctgtctgcctgtctacctgtatacctgtctacctgtctacctgtctacctgtctgcctgtctgcctgtctacctgtctacctgtctacctgtctgcctgtctgcctgtctgcctgtctacctgtctacatgtctacctgtctgcctgtctgcctgtctacctgtatacctgtctacctgtctccctgtctacctgtctacctgtctacctgtctgcctgtctgcctgtctacctgtctacctgtctcctgCTTTTCTGGCACTCTTCACCCTTTGcgggaacctgcacaatgttataacaatacattatttcaatacaTTGTTAAACATTCTGTATTTTCCCACACTCTACCTCAGCCAGGTGCAAATTGTGGgagggacacaacaaataaatatCTTTGCACGTGtggctccttaccacaatcaatcGGTATACCAAAAATAATCTCTGTTCAGAGGGCTTTACACataatctctgctcagagggccttacatatcatctctgctcagagggccttacatataatctctgctcagagggccttacatatcatctctgctcagagggccttacatatcatctctgctcagagggccttGCATATCATCTCTGATCAGAGGGCCTTACATATCATCTCTGATCAGAGGgccttacatacagtgccttgcgaaagtattcggcccccttgaactttgcgaccttttgccacatttcaggcttcaaacataaagatattaacctgtatttttttgtgaagaatcaacaacaagtgggacacaatcatgaagtggaacgacatttattggatatttcaaacttttttaacaaatcaaaaactgaaaaattgggcgtgcaaaaatattcagcccctttactttcagtgcagcaaactctctccagaagttcagtgaggatctctgaatgatccaatgttgacctaaatgactaatgatgataaatacaatccacctgtgtgtaatcaagtctccgtataaatgcacctgcactgtgatagtctcagaggtccgttaaaagcgcagagagcatcatgaagaacaaggaacacaccaggcaggtccgagatactgttgtgaagaagtttaaagccgggtttggataca
The sequence above is a segment of the Oncorhynchus clarkii lewisi isolate Uvic-CL-2024 unplaced genomic scaffold, UVic_Ocla_1.0 unplaced_contig_3997_pilon_pilon, whole genome shotgun sequence genome. Coding sequences within it:
- the LOC139397173 gene encoding red-sensitive opsin-like, which gives rise to MCISHVYISCVYLMCISHAGIAGLWSLAVISWERWVVVCKPFGNVKFDAKWAMGGIIFSWVWSALWCAPPIFGWSRYWPHGLKTSCGPDVFGGNEDPGVLSYMIVLMITCCFLPLGVIVFCYLFVWLAIRAVAAQQKDSESTQKAEKEVSRMVVVMIFAYCVCWGPYTAFACFAAANPGYAFHPLAAALPAYFAKSATIWNPVIYVFMNKQFRTCIMQLFGKEEEDGSEVSTSKTEVSTVAPA